DNA from Desulforegula conservatrix Mb1Pa:
AATAATCCGCATAGTTTACGTCGGTTATTTCTTCATTGAATATTCCAAGCTGCGGCAAACCTTTTTCATTTATAATCCTGGACATCTTTCACCACTCCCACATAATAGTTTAAGATTCGATCCGTATCGAAAGCAATCAACCATCACCGATATAAAATACTGAATTTAAAGACCAATAATTTATTTTTATAATTCCTGATTAATATGGTATATTTTTTTTAATAATACAAGAAAAACTGGTATAACCTCTCGAGGTTTTCGATTATCTATGGATAAAAGCCCTGAATACATATTAATGTGCAAAAAGGCGTCTGAAATTCAGACAAGCTGGGAGCCGAGCCTTGGCGATATATATACGGATGAGTCCACCCAGATACATTTCTACATGCCCAATAAGGACGGAAAAATCAAAAAAGGCTTCGGAGTCAGGCCAAATGGCAATCTTATTGAAATTGAAAAATTGGTCTGGCTCCCCAAGCTGAATCAGTTAATGGAAATGCTCGGAGCGTCCGAAAAAAAATTCAGGGATGCAGGCTTTGGCTTTTTTGAATGGACAAAACTTAATGGTTACAAGCCTGGTATGCCTGAAAATCCATTCAGATCCCTTGAACAGATATGGCTTGCATACGTGATGGAAAAAATATTCAAAAAAAGATGGTCTGGAGACAACTGGACCAGTCTCTGTTAAGGGAGGTATCCCTCTTATTCTTTTTTTGCATCAAGAGGGAATGATTTGCCTGGCTTCCAGGGAGGCTCAACCCTATCAACCTAAGACTGATAGGAATCATAAGAACATTTATGACACCTTTATGTTGTTGTGAATGCCTCCGGCGAGGTTTTATAACCCAATCGACCAAAGTAAGCCGAAGCGAATTCGTTCGGCTGTTTTGAAGTTGATATGGCGAGTGCCTCGAGCGGGTCGCTTTTTGAAAAAAGCTCCGCAAAGACTTTTCAGAGATATAAATATTGGAATTGGGGATCAAAATAAATATAATACACTGTTATTATAATAAAATTTAAAATAACTTTTTTACAAAAAATAGCCTCAGGAAACACATCTTAACCGCATACACAGAACCAAAAAAACAATTCATAGCCAAAATGCAGCTTCATTTTTAGCAATTTAAAGGCTTACTAAATGAATTCTTCCAAAATATTCAAAATAATCCTTGTCATAGCATTAGTGACCCTTTTCATATCTTCATGCAGGGACTCTGGCAACAAGACAAATCAGGGGCCTCCTGGTGGAAATATAAACAAAATCAGGGTAGTCATGGATAATAATTACCCTCCCTTTATTTTCATGAATTCCGAAGGCAATCAGCAGGGTATTTTAGTTGATCAATGGAAACTCTGGGAGAAAAAGACAGGAGTCACGGTTGAACTAAAGGCCATGGATTGGCATGAGGCACTTGCAGGTATGGAATCAGGCGAATATGACGTTATTGACACCATTTTCCTCAATGAAAAGCGCACCCAGACATTCGATTTCACTAACCCTTACGCAGAAATCGAGGTTCCGATTTTTTTCAACAAAATGATTTCCGGGATCAAGGATGCAGATACAGCCAAAGGCTTCACCATCGCAGTAAAAAAAGGAGACAACGCAATAAATGTACTCAGACAGCATGGGCATGAAAGCCTTCTGGAATTTGACAGTTATGAAGAGATAATCAAACAGGCTAAAGCAAACAAGATTACGGTTTTTGTTGTAGATGAGCCTCCTGCCTTCTATTTTTTATATAAAATGGGAATTCAGGACGAATTCAAACACACAGAACCACTATATTCAGGAGCTTTCCACAGAGCCGTTGCCAAAGGCAACAAGGAAGTTCTTGATCTGGTTGTCTACGGATTTTCAAAAATATCAAACTCAGAATATAAAAAAATTGACGAAAAATGGTACGGAACAAGAAGCATCCTGAAATCAGATTTGATTATCAAGATTTTCCTGGCCATAGCTGCTTTCATTCTTGTCACCCTGATCCTGTTTATCTGGAACATTACGCTGAAAAAACAAGTGCAAATAAAAACCATGGCCCTTGAAAAAGAGATGGGAATAAACGTCAAAAAGACAGAGGAGCTATCAAAGAGTGAAGAATTGTTCAGATCAACCCTGGAATCCATGGATGATCTGGTTTTCATTCTTGACAGTGAAAATTGCTTTTTAACATTTCACCAGCCTTCAAAAAAAACAGAACTGCTAATACCACCTGAATTTTTTCTCGGGAAATCAGTTTTTGAATTGAATCTGCCTGACGAAGCAGTCAGCGGCTATAAATCAGCAGTGGAAAAACTGAAAAAATCAGGAAAGCCCCAAAACTATGAATATTCTGCCAATATCCAGGGAGAGATCAGGTGGTTTTCTGCCAAACTATCCGACAGGAGAAGCTCTTCAGGCTATTTCGACGGAGCAACTGCTGTGATAAGGGACATAACAGCCAGAAGAAATCTCGAAATCGAGAGGGAAAGAATTCTCTCTGACCTTGAGATAAAAAATGTCGAACTAGAAAAAATTATCTATATAGCCTCCCACGACCTGAGGTCACCGCTTCTTAATATTCATGGATTCAGCAAGAGACTAGAAAAACACCTGGAAGAGATATCCGAAATACTCGGCCATAAAGAAAATGGCTTCAAAAATGGCGATTCGGCAAAGGAAATAATAGATATCAAGGCAAAAAATGCGATAGGTTATATAACATCAAGCGTCTCAAAAATGGACGGGCTTATAAACGGGCTTATCAGGCTTTCTAGAAGCGGAAGCAAAGCTCCTGTAAAAATGAAACTGCACATAAATGAAATAATAGATAAAACCGTTGCCTCCATGCATTATCAGATTGAGGATGCCCAAGCAATAATAAGCACTGAAAACCTTCCATTTTGTAA
Protein-coding regions in this window:
- a CDS encoding transporter substrate-binding domain-containing protein, which codes for MNSSKIFKIILVIALVTLFISSCRDSGNKTNQGPPGGNINKIRVVMDNNYPPFIFMNSEGNQQGILVDQWKLWEKKTGVTVELKAMDWHEALAGMESGEYDVIDTIFLNEKRTQTFDFTNPYAEIEVPIFFNKMISGIKDADTAKGFTIAVKKGDNAINVLRQHGHESLLEFDSYEEIIKQAKANKITVFVVDEPPAFYFLYKMGIQDEFKHTEPLYSGAFHRAVAKGNKEVLDLVVYGFSKISNSEYKKIDEKWYGTRSILKSDLIIKIFLAIAAFILVTLILFIWNITLKKQVQIKTMALEKEMGINVKKTEELSKSEELFRSTLESMDDLVFILDSENCFLTFHQPSKKTELLIPPEFFLGKSVFELNLPDEAVSGYKSAVEKLKKSGKPQNYEYSANIQGEIRWFSAKLSDRRSSSGYFDGATAVIRDITARRNLEIERERILSDLEIKNVELEKIIYIASHDLRSPLLNIHGFSKRLEKHLEEISEILGHKENGFKNGDSAKEIIDIKAKNAIGYITSSVSKMDGLINGLIRLSRSGSKAPVKMKLHINEIIDKTVASMHYQIEDAQAIISTENLPFCKGDHGQISQVFSNIIDNAIKYRDAKRQLQITIKGSEINGFVTYAITDTGTGIAEENQKKIWEIFQREDNDSQIQGDGLGLSIAKRIIEKHGGKVDLRSKKNQGSTFYITLEKA